The Mesorhizobium sp. M3A.F.Ca.ET.080.04.2.1 genome contains the following window.
ACCTCGAAATATTTGTGATGCAGGTAGTGGATGTAGGCGTGGCTATCGACGGTCCTGTCCTCGGTCAGTTCCACCTTGTCGAAGCCGACATGGCCGGGAATGGCGCCGAAGCCGGCATAGTGGAGCTGGTAGAGCGCCAGCAGCGGGTTCGACGGAATGACCAGGTGCCAGAAGGCGACGCCGAGATAGCCGAGCTGCTCCACCGGATGCATCGACAGCGACGACCAGGGCGACGGGTTGACCGAATTGTGGTGCACCGAATGCACCCATCTGTAGAGCGGCCCCCAATGGATCGCCCGGTGCAGCATGAAGAAATGCGTCTCATGGATGATCGGCACCACCAGGGCCAGGCAAAACAGATAGACCGGATGCTCGGCGACGGTCAGCCACGGCACGTAGCCATTGGCGTAGACGTAGAGGATCGTCACCTCGATCGCCGTCCAGATCGGCATGCCGGTGCCGAAGGTGCGCAGCATGTTGTCGATGTTCTGGTTCTCGAAGAAGAAGGCCTTGCTCTTCTGCTCCGAGGGCCATTTGCCGTTGTATTTGAAGCGGTTGCCCTGCGCTCTGAAAATGTAGAGTCGAAGCTCGAAGACGCCGAAGAAGACGAGCAGCGCCGCGCAGTTGACGAGGAACAGGCGCAGGATCCAGCCGACGGAGAGCGTCTTCATCACCTCGACGTCCGGCAGCACGTAGCGCCACCAGACAACGGCCGTGACGGCGAAGAGCAGGTTGTAGGGCAGGAAGTAATGCGGCAGCCACTTCAGCACCGCCAGCGGGCGCGGCGGAAAGACGAAAAGCGGCGCGGTGCCGGCCGGTTCGTTGGGAGCCCAGTCGCCCCGTTTGTTGCGCGTGCCGAATTGCAGGTCGTCCATGGCTGGTCTCACAAGGGCTTGGACAGGGTGAGGGATTGAGACAGGGTGAGGGATTGAGACAGGGTGAGGAAGCGGTCATAGGCGGCAACGTCCATGTCCACCTGGTGCTCCGCTTCCGGGTAACTGCCCTCGGCGACGTCGCGCCCGAAGGCGCGGAAGGCGGCGATGCGCTTTTCCTGCAGCTCGGCCTCCAGCGTCACGAAGTCGGCATAGCGCTTGGCGTGGCGCGGATAGTGGCCGGCATGGGTGCCGAGCACGTCGCAGGAGAACAGATACTGCGTGTCGCAGGCGGTGCCGCAGCCCATGCCCATGGTGATCAGCGGCGTCGAGCGGGTGATGTGTTCGGCGACGCGCACCGGCACCACCTCGACCTCGATGCAGGCGGCGCCGGCATTCTCCAGATCCTTGGCCGCGCGCAGCACCCTGAAGGCTTCCTCGGCCGTGCGGCCGACGGCGCGGAAGTTCGTCCAGGTGGCGCGATTCGGCACCAGGCCGACATGGCCGGTGACCGGAATGCCTTCTGCCGCCATGGCCTCGATGAAGCGCGGCGAATGCGAGCAATAGACCGCATCGGCGCCGCGCTTCATCATGGCGAAGCCCAGCCGCACCGCCTCATCGGGCGAAGCGACCGCGCCATGCGGCATGCCGACGGAGAGGAACGCGTGGGGCGCCGCCTGGCGAATGGCTTCCAGATTGTGGTCGGGCTCGCAGGAGAGGATGACGATGTCGCAGGCGACCGCGGCGGCCGCCTCGGCCGGCGTGTCGACATGCAGCTGCAGCCATTTCCTGCTGCCCTTGGCGCTCTGCAGATCGTAGGCCGTGAGCCGTCTTGCCACTGGTGATCCTCCGTTCGGCGGGCGGGACGATCGCAGGCTGGAAAAGCTCCCCCCTCACCCTCTCCCCGGTGGGGAGAGGAGCCACAGCGTCGGTGCCGGCCCTCTTCTCCCCTCGGGGAGAAGTGGCCGCGCTGCGGCCGGATGAGGGGGAGAGCCCGATCGTCTCCCGTCCGCGGACGAGTTAGCACCGCTATTGGTGCGATGGCTCGCGCTACCTTGATCAAATCAGATCAAAGGTTCTCGGCGGTGAAGGTAACGAAGCGGATCGGCGGGTTGTCGACCGGCAGGTCGTGCAGGTTGAGCGCGGCGAGCACCAGGTCGATGGCGCGGCGCGCCTGCGCCTCCGGCGCCTGGTCGAGCACGACATCCATCGTGCCTTCGCTCAGGCCGCGGGCGCTGCGCTCGGTGAGTTCGTGGCCGACGAAGAATATCTCGCGGCCGCACGGGTGGCGGCGCAGCACCTCGTTCAGCGCGGTATTGGCGCCGCCGGCGTTGTAGAGGCCGGCAAGGTCCGGCCAGCGCTTCAGCGCCTCGTGGAGCTGCTCGGCGTTGCGGTCGCCGTCGTCGAAACCGAACAGGGCGGCCATGGGCTCGAAGCCTTGGCCTTCATCGATCAGATAATCGAAGAAGCCGCGCACGCGGTCGCGGTGGACGCGGTAGATCTGGCTGTGGCAGATCGCGACCACCTTGCCCGGGCGGCGCTGCATGCGCGCCATCAACAGCCCTGCCATGCGGCCGGCGGCATAGTTGTCGATGCCGACATAGGTGCTTCTGGTGCCGGAGATCTGGGTGACGATCTGCACCGTCGGCACGTTTTCCGCCTCGAGTTTCCGCAAGGCGGTGCTGACAAGCGGATGATCGGGCACAGCGAGGATAAGGGCAGCGCGCCGCATCTCGGGTTCAAGGATGCGTTTCGCGATCGCCGCCGGATTGGCCTCGTCGAGAAAGGTACGGTGCACCGCGATCGTCCGGTCGAGCGTGGCGGCAATGCGCTCGAACGCGCGCGACAGCCGCGCAAAGAAGGTGGCGTCGGGCCTGACCAGGATCACCTCGATGCGGATGACGCCGCGATGCGCCTCCGGCAGCCGGCGCGGATAGTCGAGCGAGCGCGCCGCCGCGACGACCTTCTCGACGGTCCCGGGCCGCACCCCGCCCCTGCCGTTCAGCACGCGCTCCACCGTCGCCGTGCCGACGCCGGCCCGGCGGGCGATTTCGAGGAAGGTGGGCTTTGGAATGGGTGGGGCTCCGCTTGTGATTGGGACGACAAAGTAGCCAGGGGCAATTCGATTTCCAAGGTTGGTGTTCCTTCGCGCCCCCCTCTGTCCTGCCGGACATCTCCCCCACAAGGGGGGAGATTGGCAGCGTCGCCGGAGGTGCCATTCCTGCCACGTTGGCGGTTGACGAAAGCCGGCGCGACATCCGATCTCCCCCCAAGTGGGGGAGATGTCCGGCAGGACAGAGGGGGGCGCCGTAGAGTAGAAGCATTGGCGAAACAAACATCAGTCCCACCGCTCGAGCATGCCGCATTCACCCTTGCCACCCAGACACCGCGACAATGCGAGATCGATGCGCAAGGTCATGACCGACGCGGAGCTGAAGCTCTGGAACGAACTTCGCGCGCATCGGCTGATGGGGCTGGGCTTCCGCAGGCAGTTTCCGGTCGCAGGCTACATTGTCGACTTCGCCTGCCCGCAGAAGAGGCTGATCGTGGAGGTGGATGGATCGCAGCATGGCGATGCTGGGCGTGCGGTTGCTGACGAGGTCAGAACCGATCGCTTGGAACGGGATGGCTGGATCGTCCTGCGCTTCTGGAACGACGATGTCCTCCGCGACATCGACAATGTCTGCCAGCACATTGTTATTGCGGCAGGAGTGGCTGGGCCGCCTTGAGACGCCGGCGGGACAGCGCCCCTCTGTCCTGCCGGACGTCTCCCCCACGAGGGGGGAGATCGGCAATGCGGCGGCTTTCGCTAATCGGCAACGCGGTCCCCGAGCGAGCGGGTGCTGGTGTCGGTGCTCGCCATCGATGACGCGGCATACGGCGAGAATCCGGCCGAGCCGCACGCGGACATTGTGCGCGACGAACTGCTGCTTGCCGGTGGCACCGAGATCAGGCGGTTGCGCGGCAGGGTGCTTGCCGTGTTCCAGCGGCCGACGCGATCGATCCAGTGCGCGATGGCGATCGGCGAGCGGCTGAAGCCATCAGCCAACGGCGTTCGCGCGGCAATCCACGTCGGCGAGTGCGAAGCGCGCGGCGAGGATTTCTCCGGCATTGCCATCGAGGTCACGTCGCGGCTTCTGGATCATGCCCGCCCAGGTGAGATCATCGCATCGCGGACCGTGCGCGACCTGATCGTCGGTTCCGGCTTTTGCTTTGAAGAGCAAGGCGAGATGAAGGCCAGCGGCCTGCCGGGCGCGCTGCAGTTCTTTTCGGTCAGCGGAGCGCCGGCGGGTTCCTGACCTGCCCTGCGGAATTTGGCGACGGCCGGTGCGACGTCCAATCGCCAGCATAGGCCACGGAACCAAACTTCCCACTGCTACTTACCTTTGCGGTGTCGGACCGACCCGGCCAGTGCGCCGGGCCGCCGGCCTGATGCGGAGGCCGTTGGCGATGCCATCCGGACGGGTGGAGGCGGATTTGGCAGTTGAAAATGTGGCGGGTGCGAAGAGCGGCATTCGCCTCACGGTGATTGTGGTAGCGGCGGTGCCGCTGCTGTTTTTGTTGAGCGGTCTTGCCATCCGCTATTCGGCATTCGCGTCGGTGTCGCCGGATCCGAGCCTGACGGCCTATGTCCGCGCCTTCTGCAAGTGGGATTGCAGCTGGTATGTGGACATTTCCGAGCAGGGCTATGAGCGCTTTCCCATTCCGGGCCGCAGCAATGTCGGACGCTGGGGATTCTTTCCGCTCTATCCAATGCTGGTGGCGGCGGTCCGCTCGGTTCTTCCCTTCTCCACCATCGCGATCGCGACGGCGGCATCGCTGGCATGCGGCTATCTCTCGTGCCTGGTGGCCTGGCCGCTCGTGGACAGGAACATGCGGGCCTATGTGCTCTATTGCGCCTTCCTGCTCAGCGGCCCGTTCTCCTTCTATTTCGCCACCTTCCTCACCGAGCCGCTCTTCGTGCTTTTGACGTCATGCCTTTTCCTGGCGCTCAAACGCGCGAACTATCTCGCGGCGGGGCTGGCTTGCGCCTTGCTCTCGGCAACGCGGGTCGTCGGCGTGCTGGCCGTGTTCGCGATCGTCATCCGCATGTTCGAGGAGCATCGCGCCAGGGGCGGGTCGACTATGAGCTTTCCACGCTGGCTGCTCGGCCGGCCGGATCTCATCATCGCCATACTGATCTCGCCCGCCGGGCTGTTCGCCTACATGCTCTACCTTTACCTCACCGTCGGGGACGGCTTTGCCTTCGTCCATGTCCAGCGCGCATTCGGGCGCGTGGCGGGCAATCCGCTGCTGTTCCTCTGGGACGGCCTGGCCTATCACCCCAAGCCGGGCTGGCTGCCGACCGCGCCGCAATGGAGCGCGTCGACGGCAATCCTGGGGCTGGCGCTGTCGGCCGTGCTGGCGGCGCGCAGGCAGTTTGGCGCGGCCCTGTTCTGCGCCATGGCCCTGATCCTGCCTTTGACCTCGAACCTGGCTTCGATGGTGCGCTATGTCGTCGGCCTGGCGCCACTGACGATGATGACGGCGGTGCTGCTGTCGGCTTGGAAGGCGACATTGGTCGCGGCGCTGATTGTCTTCCTCGTCACCTGCTACTTCATGACCGTGGCCTGGCTTGGAGGCTATCTTGCGCTTGTCTGAGCTGACGAACTCGGCCAGGCCGGCAATCCTGGCCGGCGGCTATGCGCTGGCGGGCGCGCTTGCGGCGGCCGAAATCGCCATCCTCGCGCTTGCCCTCACCCCGAATGTCAACGACGACTACCGCGCCTATTACGTCGACAAGACCACCACCTGCCTCAACCGCGACGCCATCGCGCGCTACACGCCGGACCGGACCGTGTCGTTCCGCTCCGACGGGGCCACGGAAACAGCCGGCATGAGGGTCTGCGGCTGGTCGGGGCCGGTGGCCGACGGCACCCATTCGCTGGGCGAGACCTCGCGCCTCAGACTCGCCCTGCCGCCGCCGCGCGACGGGCTGCGGGCGACGCTGGAGCTCGCCGCCGTCATCCGTCCGTGGCGCAGCTCGCAACGGGTCGTCATTTCGGCGAACGGCGTCGAGGTGCACCGAGCGACCGTGTCGGGCACCGCGCCCATGACGGTGACCTTCGTCATCCCGCATGCCGTGCTGGCCGGCAAGGCGACGCTGGACATGGCCTTCGACTACCCCGACGGCGTCCCGCAAAGCGCCGATGCGAGCAACATCTACAACCGCGCCATCAAGCTGCAATCGTTCCGGCTGGATGCGCTTTGAAGCCTCGCTCAGGCCGGCCCGTCATCGCGGCGGCGCCGCTCGGCAAACACCCAACGGTCGAGCACCAGAAGGTTGAGCGCCGGGATGGCCAGGCAGGTAAGGAGAACCGGAACGGCGAGGGGCAGGCCGAGCGTCACCGTCAGCAGCCACGGCGCCGCATAAGCCAGGGCGAGGCCGGCAAGCGTCAGCAGCACGAAACGCGGCACCTGCGAACGGTGCGGCCCCGCCGACATGAAGGTGAAGGATCTGTGCGCCAGATAGGAAAACAGGGCGGCGGCCGCGTAAGCCCAGAGCGAGGCCTCGACCGGCGCTAGGCCGAGCCATTCCGATCCGGCAAAGACTGCGGTCAGGACGGCATAGAGGATCGTGGCGACAAGCCCGACCGAAGCGAAGCGCGCCAGGAGCTTCAGGCCGCCGGCAAGACGATGCTCAGGCACGTCCGACACAGGCATATTGCGCTCCGAGCGGCAGGGCGGCGAGCGCGCGCTCCAGCTTGCCGGCCAGCGGCCTCGTCGACGGCAGGAGCAGGAAATGCTCGGCACGCACGTCGCGGAAGCCCGCCTCAGCAAGCAGCGATGACGCCTTGCGGGCGCTGAGCAGGACGGCGTCCTTGTCGAACGGGCACCTCAGCACCGCCATGCGCGTCAGCGGGTTGTAGGGATTGTGCTCGATGATGCAGGCAAGGCCGCCCCGCCGCACGACGCGCCGCATCTCGCGCAGGAATTCCAGCCACGACGCAGGCGGCACGTGGTGAACGACGCAACTGGCGAAGGCCAGGTTGAACGTGCCGTCCGCGTAAGGCAGGCGCGCGGTGGCGCACGTGCTGTAGGCGACATGCGGGTTC
Protein-coding sequences here:
- a CDS encoding sterol desaturase family protein, whose product is MDDLQFGTRNKRGDWAPNEPAGTAPLFVFPPRPLAVLKWLPHYFLPYNLLFAVTAVVWWRYVLPDVEVMKTLSVGWILRLFLVNCAALLVFFGVFELRLYIFRAQGNRFKYNGKWPSEQKSKAFFFENQNIDNMLRTFGTGMPIWTAIEVTILYVYANGYVPWLTVAEHPVYLFCLALVVPIIHETHFFMLHRAIHWGPLYRWVHSVHHNSVNPSPWSSLSMHPVEQLGYLGVAFWHLVIPSNPLLALYQLHYAGFGAIPGHVGFDKVELTEDRTVDSHAYIHYLHHKYFEVNYGDGLIPFDRWLGTFHDGSKEGEARMQARYEKKKARANAAATK
- a CDS encoding 3-methyl-2-oxobutanoate hydroxymethyltransferase produces the protein MARRLTAYDLQSAKGSRKWLQLHVDTPAEAAAAVACDIVILSCEPDHNLEAIRQAAPHAFLSVGMPHGAVASPDEAVRLGFAMMKRGADAVYCSHSPRFIEAMAAEGIPVTGHVGLVPNRATWTNFRAVGRTAEEAFRVLRAAKDLENAGAACIEVEVVPVRVAEHITRSTPLITMGMGCGTACDTQYLFSCDVLGTHAGHYPRHAKRYADFVTLEAELQEKRIAAFRAFGRDVAEGSYPEAEHQVDMDVAAYDRFLTLSQSLTLSQSLTLSKPL
- a CDS encoding LacI family DNA-binding transcriptional regulator, with translation MPKPTFLEIARRAGVGTATVERVLNGRGGVRPGTVEKVVAAARSLDYPRRLPEAHRGVIRIEVILVRPDATFFARLSRAFERIAATLDRTIAVHRTFLDEANPAAIAKRILEPEMRRAALILAVPDHPLVSTALRKLEAENVPTVQIVTQISGTRSTYVGIDNYAAGRMAGLLMARMQRRPGKVVAICHSQIYRVHRDRVRGFFDYLIDEGQGFEPMAALFGFDDGDRNAEQLHEALKRWPDLAGLYNAGGANTALNEVLRRHPCGREIFFVGHELTERSARGLSEGTMDVVLDQAPEAQARRAIDLVLAALNLHDLPVDNPPIRFVTFTAENL
- a CDS encoding DUF559 domain-containing protein; this encodes MPHSPLPPRHRDNARSMRKVMTDAELKLWNELRAHRLMGLGFRRQFPVAGYIVDFACPQKRLIVEVDGSQHGDAGRAVADEVRTDRLERDGWIVLRFWNDDVLRDIDNVCQHIVIAAGVAGPP
- a CDS encoding GtrA family protein, with product MPVSDVPEHRLAGGLKLLARFASVGLVATILYAVLTAVFAGSEWLGLAPVEASLWAYAAAALFSYLAHRSFTFMSAGPHRSQVPRFVLLTLAGLALAYAAPWLLTVTLGLPLAVPVLLTCLAIPALNLLVLDRWVFAERRRRDDGPA
- a CDS encoding class I SAM-dependent methyltransferase — encoded protein: MSELFDSYRSSYGEAVEGSIRFSGLQHDFFLRAKAELLRRLIVEQDLRRGGAGVRALDVGCGVGSLHPHLAGVFDRLDGCDVSQESLARAKRENPHVAYSTCATARLPYADGTFNLAFASCVVHHVPPASWLEFLREMRRVVRRGGLACIIEHNPYNPLTRMAVLRCPFDKDAVLLSARKASSLLAEAGFRDVRAEHFLLLPSTRPLAGKLERALAALPLGAQYACVGRA